A region from the Arthrobacter gengyunqii genome encodes:
- a CDS encoding ArsR/SmtB family transcription factor has product MAEEQDAGREALEARVQALEARLGALEQQVESRQQSPDADPTDVFWALNGLRDRYPDPGAVLFAGTASTAGGARYEYQYGLETGHLLDVDWTQFADSLASLGHPVRLAVLRAVLGGTETVAGLVDDLGLGTSGQMYHHIHQLTAAGWLTPHARSRYAIPPARVIPLLAILTAASGGN; this is encoded by the coding sequence ATGGCCGAAGAACAAGATGCCGGGCGGGAAGCACTCGAGGCCCGGGTGCAAGCGCTGGAGGCGCGGCTTGGCGCCCTCGAGCAGCAGGTTGAGTCGCGGCAGCAATCGCCGGACGCAGACCCAACAGACGTCTTCTGGGCACTCAACGGACTGCGGGACCGCTACCCCGATCCCGGCGCCGTCCTTTTCGCCGGCACCGCCAGCACTGCGGGCGGTGCGCGCTATGAGTATCAATACGGACTGGAAACGGGGCATCTGCTCGACGTCGACTGGACCCAATTCGCCGACTCGCTGGCCTCACTGGGACATCCTGTCCGGCTGGCTGTCCTGCGGGCGGTCCTCGGCGGAACGGAAACCGTGGCCGGACTGGTGGACGATCTGGGGCTGGGAACCTCAGGCCAGATGTACCACCACATCCACCAACTGACGGCCGCCGGCTGGCTGACACCGCACGCCCGGTCCCGCTATGCCATTCCCCCGGCACGGGTCATTCCGCTGCTGGCCATTCTCACCGCTGCTTCCGGAGGTAACTGA
- a CDS encoding serine hydrolase domain-containing protein, whose product MGTQRRKILGILTAAAVLACGLLAAPWAPRLSSDISGDRALAEAVRPLLQKPADQVSVVYLEDGTAKFAGFGADEHTEFEIGSVSKTFTAALLADAVERGELTLETTVADILGPELADPDAEIGTVTLAELASHRSGLPRLSTDPASLVFSFLGPVLHRDPYPASPAAVLDHAQSASVGGRGRVSYSNFGYAFLGQLLAKAAGMSYADLLQQRILDPLDMEDTYAPVTADNLRPGAPTGRSAGGQRQAAWTANGTAPAGGIRSTPADMARYIQALLAGAAPGSKALDPQWDSDGDGEQVGLAWFTQVSSETPDRAVTWHNGMTGGFASMAALDRDAGRAVLTFSNVATGQEEAALTLLKEGI is encoded by the coding sequence ATGGGAACTCAACGACGAAAGATCCTGGGGATCCTGACGGCGGCCGCGGTCCTGGCCTGCGGGCTCCTGGCCGCACCCTGGGCGCCGCGGTTGTCTTCGGACATTTCCGGGGACAGGGCCTTGGCCGAAGCCGTCCGGCCCCTGCTGCAGAAACCTGCCGACCAGGTCAGTGTGGTCTATCTTGAGGACGGCACTGCCAAGTTCGCCGGATTCGGCGCCGACGAACACACCGAGTTCGAGATTGGCTCGGTGTCCAAGACCTTCACGGCTGCTCTCTTGGCGGACGCCGTGGAGCGCGGTGAGTTGACCCTGGAAACGACCGTCGCGGACATCCTGGGACCGGAGCTGGCCGACCCCGACGCCGAAATCGGCACAGTCACCCTTGCGGAGCTGGCGAGCCACCGCTCCGGACTTCCCCGTCTGTCTACGGATCCCGCGTCTCTGGTGTTCAGTTTTTTGGGGCCGGTTTTGCACCGTGACCCGTATCCGGCCTCACCGGCTGCGGTTCTTGACCATGCCCAGTCAGCCTCGGTGGGCGGCCGGGGCCGCGTGAGCTATTCCAATTTCGGCTACGCCTTTCTGGGACAGCTCCTCGCCAAGGCAGCAGGCATGAGTTACGCCGATCTGCTGCAGCAGCGCATCTTGGATCCGCTGGATATGGAGGACACCTACGCACCGGTGACCGCGGACAACCTGCGTCCAGGCGCTCCGACCGGCCGCAGTGCAGGCGGACAGAGGCAGGCGGCCTGGACCGCCAACGGCACCGCTCCCGCGGGCGGAATCCGCTCCACACCCGCGGACATGGCGCGGTACATCCAGGCGCTGCTGGCAGGCGCCGCACCGGGCTCGAAGGCGCTGGATCCGCAGTGGGACAGCGACGGTGACGGCGAACAGGTGGGCCTGGCCTGGTTCACCCAGGTCTCATCCGAGACACCGGACCGGGCCGTGACGTGGCACAACGGCATGACCGGAGGGTTCGCTTCCATGGCCGCGCTGGACCGCGACGCCGGACGGGCGGTGCTTACCTTCTCGAATGTGGCAACAGGTCAGGAAGAAGCTGCCCTGACGCTGCTGAAGGAGGGCATCTGA
- a CDS encoding acetylxylan esterase: MYTDLPADQLARYTSSQTRPEDFTDFWSETLAQARSHPLDLQVTAEPTVLDAIDVYDVQFAGWNGEPVRAWLRVPHRAAGPLPCVVEYVGYGGGRGEAHENLLWAGAGFAHLQMDTRGQGASWSRGATPDGAGSGGPQVPGVMTRGILDPQTYYYRRLFTDAVRAVQAARELTVVDPDRVAVTGISQGGGVALAVAGLCPDLRGAVLRVPFLSDIPRALQITDAYPYREVCDFLAVHRTEAERAQQTLRYFDGVNFAAQATVPALFRAGLMDAITPPSTVYAAYNAYAGPKQITAWPFNGHEGGGPEDDLAAVRFLREMTAAG, encoded by the coding sequence ATGTATACCGATCTGCCCGCCGACCAGCTCGCGCGATACACCAGCAGCCAGACCCGGCCGGAGGACTTCACCGACTTCTGGTCCGAAACCCTGGCACAGGCGCGCTCGCATCCGCTGGATCTGCAGGTCACTGCCGAACCCACGGTGCTGGACGCGATCGATGTTTACGACGTGCAGTTCGCCGGCTGGAACGGTGAACCGGTGCGGGCCTGGCTGCGGGTGCCGCACAGGGCCGCCGGACCGCTGCCGTGCGTGGTGGAGTATGTCGGTTACGGCGGCGGGCGCGGCGAAGCGCACGAGAACCTGTTGTGGGCGGGCGCCGGATTTGCCCACCTGCAGATGGACACGCGCGGCCAGGGTGCTTCCTGGAGCCGGGGTGCCACGCCGGACGGCGCCGGCAGCGGCGGACCGCAGGTCCCCGGTGTCATGACCCGCGGCATCCTGGATCCGCAGACCTATTATTACCGCCGGCTGTTCACCGATGCCGTGCGGGCGGTTCAGGCCGCCCGCGAGCTGACCGTGGTGGACCCGGACCGGGTGGCGGTGACCGGGATCAGCCAGGGCGGCGGCGTCGCCCTGGCTGTTGCCGGACTCTGCCCGGACCTGCGGGGTGCCGTGCTGCGGGTGCCGTTCCTGTCCGACATTCCGCGCGCCCTGCAGATCACCGATGCGTATCCCTACCGCGAAGTGTGCGATTTCCTCGCCGTCCACCGTACCGAAGCCGAGCGTGCGCAGCAGACACTGCGCTATTTCGACGGCGTGAACTTCGCCGCCCAGGCCACGGTTCCGGCTCTGTTCAGGGCCGGCCTTATGGATGCCATCACTCCCCCGTCCACCGTGTATGCCGCGTACAACGCCTACGCCGGACCCAAGCAGATCACGGCGTGGCCGTTCAACGGGCACGAGGGCGGCGGTCCCGAGGACGACCTCGCCGCCGTCCGCTTCCTGCGCGAGATGACCGCCGCCGGCTAA
- a CDS encoding glycoside hydrolase family 3 N-terminal domain-containing protein has product MTDAIIDRARWRDATLPAAARADALIDEMTLREKTAQLFGIWVGVSSEGGEVAPHQHDMTPAPDLAEILPHGLGQLTRPFGTKPVDAAVGALSLMRTQQRIVAANRFGIPAMAHEECLAGFAAWGATAYPVPLSWGATFNPDLIRRMAGAIGADMRSVGIHQGLAPVLDVVRDARWGRVEETIGEDPYLIGTVATAYIQGLEGAGIVATLKHFAGYSASRAGRNLAPVSIGPREFADVILAPFEMAVRESGVRSVMHSYTDTDGVPSAADTGLLTGLLRETWGFTGTVVADYFGVAFLKELHRVAATLGEAANAALSAGVDVELPTVDAFGDHLLEEIAAGRLDPAVIDRALHRVLLQKIELGLLDPEWSPVPAALAHPTDDDGAGLDSDTAADALRGSVSLDPAANRQLAAEVAEQAIVLAANNGVLPLQAGQKIALIGPNADNPMAFLGCYSFPAHVGGAHPEVEAGIDLPTVAEALRRELPQDTLTVVAGCSIDGADTGGFDDAVTAAAEADVVIAVLGDRAGLFGRGTSGEGCDVESLALPGVQQELLDLLLDTGKPVVVTLLTGRPYALGSAPERAAAVVQAFFPGEEGGPALAGVLSGRTNPSGRLPVSMPAARGAQPSTYLTAPLGQASGVSNIDPTPAYPFGHGLSYTNFEFSDLVLDGPQQFPVDGETAVSLTLTNAGGRSGTEIVQLYLHDPVASVVRPVQRLIGYARVELDAGASARVQFTVPADVASFTGRDGQRIVEPGALELQFGVSSTDIRLRQQVELTGPTRPVDHTRRLHCDVRVTR; this is encoded by the coding sequence ATGACCGATGCAATCATCGACCGCGCCCGCTGGCGCGATGCCACCCTTCCCGCCGCTGCCCGCGCTGATGCACTGATAGACGAAATGACCCTGCGGGAAAAAACCGCACAGCTGTTCGGCATCTGGGTGGGGGTCTCCAGCGAGGGCGGCGAAGTGGCCCCGCACCAGCACGACATGACCCCGGCACCTGACCTGGCTGAGATCCTGCCGCACGGGCTGGGCCAGCTGACCCGGCCCTTCGGCACCAAACCCGTGGATGCCGCCGTCGGCGCCCTGTCCCTGATGCGCACGCAGCAGCGCATTGTTGCAGCCAACCGGTTCGGCATCCCGGCCATGGCACACGAGGAATGCCTGGCCGGGTTTGCCGCCTGGGGTGCCACCGCCTATCCGGTGCCCCTGTCTTGGGGTGCCACCTTCAATCCCGATCTGATCCGCCGCATGGCCGGGGCCATCGGTGCCGACATGCGCTCCGTGGGTATCCATCAGGGACTGGCGCCCGTGCTGGATGTGGTGCGCGACGCACGGTGGGGCCGGGTGGAGGAGACGATCGGCGAGGACCCCTATCTGATCGGCACCGTCGCCACCGCCTACATCCAGGGGCTGGAGGGCGCGGGCATCGTGGCCACGCTGAAGCACTTTGCCGGGTACTCCGCCTCCCGCGCCGGCCGGAACCTGGCACCGGTGTCCATTGGTCCGCGCGAGTTCGCCGACGTCATCCTGGCGCCGTTCGAAATGGCGGTCCGGGAATCCGGTGTGCGCTCGGTCATGCACTCCTACACGGACACGGACGGCGTTCCGTCCGCCGCGGACACGGGCCTGCTTACCGGGCTGCTGCGGGAGACCTGGGGGTTCACCGGCACCGTGGTGGCCGATTACTTCGGCGTTGCCTTCCTCAAGGAACTGCACCGCGTCGCCGCCACTCTGGGCGAAGCCGCCAACGCCGCATTGTCCGCCGGCGTGGACGTGGAGCTGCCCACGGTTGACGCTTTCGGGGACCATCTCCTCGAAGAGATCGCCGCCGGGCGGCTGGATCCCGCCGTCATTGACCGTGCCCTGCACCGCGTCCTGCTGCAGAAAATTGAACTCGGCCTGCTCGATCCGGAGTGGAGTCCCGTCCCCGCGGCGCTGGCTCATCCGACGGACGACGACGGCGCCGGCCTGGACAGCGACACCGCCGCCGATGCGTTGCGCGGCAGCGTGTCGCTGGACCCGGCGGCCAACCGGCAGCTGGCGGCCGAGGTTGCCGAGCAGGCCATTGTGCTGGCCGCCAACAACGGCGTGCTGCCGCTGCAGGCCGGGCAGAAGATTGCACTGATCGGCCCCAACGCGGACAACCCGATGGCGTTCCTGGGCTGCTATTCCTTCCCCGCCCATGTGGGGGGTGCACATCCCGAGGTGGAGGCCGGCATTGACCTGCCCACCGTGGCCGAGGCGCTGCGCCGGGAACTGCCGCAGGACACCCTCACCGTGGTGGCCGGCTGCAGCATCGACGGCGCGGACACCGGCGGATTCGACGACGCGGTGACTGCCGCGGCGGAGGCCGACGTCGTCATTGCCGTTCTGGGTGACCGTGCCGGGCTCTTTGGCCGGGGCACCAGCGGCGAAGGCTGCGACGTCGAGTCACTGGCCCTGCCCGGCGTGCAGCAGGAACTGCTGGATCTCCTGCTGGACACCGGCAAACCCGTGGTCGTCACCCTGCTGACCGGCCGCCCCTATGCCCTGGGCAGCGCACCGGAGCGGGCCGCCGCCGTCGTGCAGGCCTTCTTCCCCGGCGAGGAAGGCGGACCGGCGCTGGCCGGTGTGCTCAGCGGACGCACCAACCCCAGCGGGCGCCTGCCCGTCAGCATGCCCGCCGCCCGCGGCGCCCAGCCGTCCACCTACCTGACCGCTCCGCTGGGACAGGCCAGCGGCGTTTCCAACATCGATCCCACCCCGGCCTATCCATTTGGGCACGGCCTGAGCTACACGAACTTTGAGTTCTCCGACCTGGTCCTGGACGGCCCGCAGCAATTCCCGGTGGACGGTGAAACCGCCGTAAGCCTGACCCTCACGAACGCCGGCGGGCGGTCCGGCACCGAGATTGTGCAGTTGTATCTGCACGATCCGGTGGCCTCCGTGGTCCGCCCGGTGCAGCGGCTGATCGGCTACGCCCGGGTTGAGCTGGACGCCGGAGCCTCGGCGCGGGTGCAGTTCACGGTGCCGGCCGACGTCGCGTCCTTCACCGGCCGCGATGGTCAGCGCATTGTGGAGCCCGGCGCGCTGGAACTGCAGTTCGGAGTTTCCAGCACCGACATCAGGCTGCGGCAGCAGGTGGAACTCACGGGACCAACCCGGCCGGTGGACCACACCCGGCGACTGCATTGCGATGTCCGGGTCACGCGCTAG
- a CDS encoding carbohydrate ABC transporter permease: MRTRPNYIAGAAAALWLVIVALPLYVMVAASVQTRGDFSANGPLSVPTSLTFDNYLEVFRQGFGGYFLNTFIVTGGVVAIVLLVVPPLSYAIVRSQGRSTTFVFRFFLLGLAIPVQAVIVPMFYLINTAGLYDTLLGIILPTAAFALPICTLILTGTMRDITPELYEAMSVDGATPARAFFRLVLPLSKGGLSTIAVFSALQGWNGFLLPLILTQSESNRVITLGLFNFQTQYGVNVPGILAAVTVSMIPVLLVYLFARRALVQGLMGVGGK; this comes from the coding sequence ATGCGTACCCGCCCCAACTACATTGCCGGCGCGGCCGCAGCCCTTTGGCTGGTGATCGTGGCCCTGCCGCTGTACGTGATGGTCGCGGCCAGCGTGCAGACCCGCGGCGACTTCAGCGCCAACGGACCGCTGTCCGTGCCCACCAGCCTGACCTTCGACAACTACCTGGAAGTATTCCGGCAGGGCTTTGGCGGCTACTTCCTGAACACCTTCATTGTCACCGGCGGCGTGGTGGCCATTGTGCTGCTGGTGGTCCCGCCGCTGTCCTACGCGATTGTGCGCAGCCAGGGCCGCAGCACCACCTTCGTGTTCCGGTTCTTTCTGCTGGGACTGGCCATTCCGGTCCAGGCCGTAATCGTGCCGATGTTCTACCTGATCAACACCGCCGGCCTGTATGACACCCTGCTGGGCATCATCCTGCCCACGGCCGCCTTCGCCCTGCCCATCTGCACGCTGATCCTGACCGGCACCATGCGGGACATCACGCCCGAACTCTACGAAGCCATGTCAGTGGACGGAGCAACCCCGGCCCGGGCGTTCTTCCGCCTGGTGCTGCCGCTCTCCAAAGGCGGACTGTCCACCATTGCCGTGTTCTCCGCACTGCAGGGCTGGAACGGGTTCCTGCTCCCGCTGATCCTGACCCAGTCCGAGTCCAACCGGGTGATCACCCTTGGCCTGTTCAACTTCCAAACCCAGTACGGCGTGAACGTGCCGGGCATCCTGGCAGCCGTCACCGTCTCCATGATTCCCGTCCTGCTGGTGTATCTCTTTGCGCGCCGCGCACTTGTTCAAGGCCTCATGGGGGTCGGAGGAAAATAA
- a CDS encoding carbohydrate ABC transporter permease, which yields MTTLNPPRSASPEGSTANRPARGGREHKTRPGFLWTLPATVFFSLFAVVPLIAVVLLSFSSWRGIGDPKFVGLENWQELAGDSVMIQSLWLSLLFIVLGVLTQTPISILLGVWAAGEQRNRAVLSAIYFVPLLLSSAAISVLWRALLDPNFGIPGQLSWLFGDGNLFGNQSTAIAVIIFVGMWQFTPFHTLIYQGAAKSVPAVLYQAAEVDGAGRVRAFFSITLPQMRNSIITSVILMVVGGLTTFETVLILTDGGPGTATTITAFYMYEQAFQRFDFGVGAAVALVLVVVATAISLIMVKVSGYDKMRSTMEGL from the coding sequence ATGACAACTCTGAATCCGCCCCGTTCCGCCTCGCCGGAGGGTTCCACAGCGAACCGTCCGGCGCGGGGAGGAAGGGAACACAAGACCCGTCCGGGATTCCTCTGGACCCTGCCCGCAACGGTGTTCTTCTCGCTTTTCGCCGTGGTGCCGCTGATCGCCGTCGTCCTGCTGTCCTTCAGCTCCTGGCGCGGCATCGGCGATCCCAAGTTTGTCGGCCTGGAAAACTGGCAGGAACTGGCCGGGGATTCGGTCATGATTCAGAGCCTGTGGCTGAGCCTGCTGTTCATTGTGCTCGGCGTCCTCACCCAGACCCCCATCAGCATTCTGCTGGGGGTCTGGGCGGCGGGCGAACAACGCAACCGTGCCGTGCTCAGCGCCATCTACTTTGTTCCGCTGCTGCTGTCCTCGGCCGCAATTTCCGTGCTCTGGCGTGCCCTGCTGGATCCGAACTTCGGCATCCCGGGGCAGCTGAGCTGGCTGTTCGGCGACGGAAACCTGTTCGGAAACCAGTCAACCGCCATCGCCGTGATCATCTTTGTGGGCATGTGGCAGTTCACCCCGTTCCACACCCTGATCTACCAGGGTGCCGCCAAATCCGTGCCGGCGGTGCTGTACCAGGCGGCGGAGGTGGACGGAGCGGGCCGTGTGCGGGCGTTCTTCAGCATCACGCTGCCGCAGATGCGCAACAGCATCATCACCTCGGTGATCCTGATGGTGGTGGGCGGGCTCACCACCTTTGAAACCGTGCTGATCCTGACCGACGGCGGACCCGGCACCGCAACCACCATCACTGCCTTCTACATGTACGAGCAGGCCTTCCAGCGCTTCGACTTCGGTGTCGGTGCCGCAGTGGCCCTGGTCCTGGTGGTCGTGGCCACCGCGATCTCCCTGATCATGGTCAAGGTGTCCGGCTACGACAAAATGCGCAGCACCATGGAAGGACTCTGA
- a CDS encoding ABC transporter substrate-binding protein, protein MKNTTNWFRPAAAATSAVVLGLSLAACSSGGSEASNRPENEVHVLVYGDAGNTVEQAMVDQFNETSDVKVVLDTIPGAEYQSKLQTIIDTDSAPDIFFNWGGGSITDYVEADLLMPLDDFIAEDPQLKDAFLPSVFDAAVVDGKAYGIPMRGTQPVMLFSNEEVLASAGIDGAPETWDDLLADVEKLKAAGVTPIALGGADEWPTLMWVEYVYDRVAGPELFEAALGGDPSVWESDESREALGMLKDLVDTGAFGNNYQSVKFTDGGSASLLSSGQAGFELMGSWAYSTHRDAAPEFAANSLGYNEFPTVDGGKGDPANLVGNTNNFYSVLANTRYPDTVRDFLKLMYSDEFVQQQVGIGNLPTTTNTGDFLDQATNPDYAKYQLSLVENAPSFQLSWDQAYPPSATPAIHGAMADFFSGRIDEDGFIAAMQGL, encoded by the coding sequence ATGAAGAACACCACCAACTGGTTCCGCCCAGCTGCCGCCGCCACCAGCGCGGTAGTCCTGGGCCTGTCCCTGGCCGCCTGTTCCAGCGGCGGCTCCGAGGCCTCGAACCGTCCCGAAAATGAAGTGCACGTCCTGGTCTACGGCGACGCCGGCAACACGGTGGAGCAGGCCATGGTTGACCAGTTCAACGAAACCTCCGATGTGAAGGTTGTCCTTGACACCATCCCCGGCGCTGAATATCAGAGCAAGCTGCAGACCATCATCGACACCGATTCGGCCCCGGACATCTTCTTCAACTGGGGCGGCGGATCCATCACGGATTACGTGGAAGCGGACCTCCTGATGCCGCTGGATGACTTCATCGCCGAGGATCCGCAGCTCAAGGATGCGTTCCTGCCGTCGGTGTTTGATGCCGCAGTGGTGGACGGCAAGGCGTACGGGATTCCCATGCGCGGCACCCAGCCGGTGATGCTCTTCAGCAACGAGGAGGTGCTGGCCTCAGCCGGTATCGACGGGGCACCGGAAACCTGGGATGACCTGCTGGCCGATGTCGAGAAGCTCAAGGCCGCCGGCGTTACCCCGATCGCCCTGGGCGGCGCCGACGAATGGCCCACCCTGATGTGGGTTGAATACGTGTATGACCGCGTGGCCGGTCCCGAACTCTTTGAGGCCGCCCTGGGCGGAGATCCGAGCGTCTGGGAATCCGATGAAAGCCGCGAGGCCCTGGGCATGCTGAAGGACCTGGTGGACACCGGGGCCTTCGGCAACAACTACCAGTCGGTGAAGTTCACCGACGGCGGTTCCGCTTCCCTGCTCTCCAGCGGTCAGGCCGGCTTTGAGCTGATGGGCTCCTGGGCCTACTCGACCCACCGCGACGCCGCTCCGGAATTCGCCGCCAACTCCCTGGGCTACAACGAGTTCCCCACCGTCGACGGCGGCAAGGGCGACCCGGCCAACCTGGTCGGCAACACCAACAACTTCTACTCGGTTCTGGCCAACACCCGGTACCCCGACACCGTGCGGGACTTCCTGAAGCTCATGTACTCCGACGAGTTCGTGCAGCAGCAGGTGGGGATCGGCAACCTGCCCACCACCACCAACACCGGTGACTTCCTGGATCAGGCCACCAACCCGGACTACGCCAAGTACCAGCTGTCCCTGGTGGAGAATGCTCCCTCCTTCCAGCTCTCCTGGGACCAGGCCTACCCGCCCTCGGCCACCCCCGCCATTCACGGCGCCATGGCCGACTTCTTCAGCGGCCGCATCGATGAAGACGGCTTCATCGCCGCCATGCAGGGACTCTAG
- a CDS encoding LacI family DNA-binding transcriptional regulator: MSASTPATRVTLADLASEAGVSLSTISKVLNGRSDVSRSTRSKVETLLDEHGYQRRTSRAPSSRLLELVFHELESAWALEIIRGVENVARENGLSVVLTESGTRHAPGPEWVEGVIARQPAGVVLVFADLPQDCRRQLESRSIPFAIIDPAGDPTPDVPSVGSANWAGGMMATRHLIDLGHTRIAAITGPEDVMCSLARIDGYRSALNAAGLPYDRGLIRYGNFHVDGGRDHALELLSKPDRPTAIFAGSDIQALGVLDAARQLGISVPDELSIVGYDDLQVARWSSPALTTVHQPLIEMAEEAARMVLLLRDGQRPNNLRLDLATSLVVRQSTGPAPKELRPLTAQGN; the protein is encoded by the coding sequence ATGTCCGCATCCACCCCTGCCACTCGGGTCACCCTCGCGGATCTGGCATCGGAAGCCGGTGTTTCGCTCTCCACCATTTCGAAAGTACTGAACGGACGCAGCGACGTTTCCCGCAGCACCAGGTCGAAAGTTGAGACGCTCCTGGACGAACACGGTTACCAACGGCGGACGTCGCGCGCACCAAGCTCCCGGTTGCTGGAGCTCGTGTTCCATGAACTTGAGAGTGCGTGGGCGCTGGAAATCATCCGCGGCGTGGAAAACGTGGCCCGTGAAAACGGGCTGAGCGTGGTGCTCACGGAAAGCGGAACCCGGCACGCTCCGGGTCCGGAATGGGTGGAGGGTGTCATTGCACGCCAGCCTGCCGGCGTCGTCCTGGTTTTTGCCGATCTGCCGCAGGACTGCCGGCGGCAGCTGGAATCGCGCTCCATTCCGTTCGCCATCATCGATCCTGCCGGGGATCCGACACCTGACGTGCCGTCGGTGGGGTCGGCAAACTGGGCCGGCGGAATGATGGCCACCCGGCATTTGATTGATCTGGGGCACACCCGGATTGCCGCAATCACGGGGCCGGAGGATGTGATGTGCTCGCTGGCCCGCATTGACGGGTACCGCAGCGCCCTGAACGCGGCGGGCCTGCCCTATGACCGGGGGCTCATCCGCTACGGCAACTTCCATGTGGACGGCGGCCGGGATCATGCACTGGAGCTGCTGAGCAAGCCGGACCGGCCCACCGCCATCTTTGCCGGCAGCGACATCCAGGCCCTGGGAGTTCTGGATGCGGCGCGCCAGCTGGGAATTTCGGTTCCCGATGAGCTGTCGATCGTGGGCTACGACGATCTGCAAGTGGCGCGGTGGTCCAGCCCCGCGCTGACCACGGTGCACCAGCCGCTGATTGAAATGGCCGAGGAAGCAGCCCGCATGGTCCTCCTGCTGCGCGACGGCCAGCGTCCCAACAACCTGCGGCTGGACCTGGCCACGTCACTGGTGGTGCGGCAGAGCACCGGACCGGCACCGAAGGAGCTCCGTCCGCTGACTGCCCAGGGGAACTGA
- a CDS encoding multidrug effflux MFS transporter has translation MSTSPRTQGSRPNYRPGIKYILMLGALAALPAVTTDMYLPSLPIVATELNTSQAAAQFTMSGTLIGAAFGQLVIGPFSDRFGRRLPLLIGISMHVIVSLLCAVAPGIGTLIGLRVLQGFFNAAAGVVAIAVIRDRFVGSDAAQLLSRLMLVIGLAPLLAPTIGQAVASIWQWRAVFVALAVIGLVLVLIVWRFMPETLPAERRRTRGGPSVFRGYKVLLRDRHFLALAFIPGLGMAVIMSYVVGSPFVFQDEYGLTPGQYALVFAVNGAGMVISAQVNAALVHRVSPTRILRVTVPVILGLSLLLPVIVLTGIGGVFGLAAGLWLVLAMHGLIAANSTVIALGNYGHMAGSAAALIGALQVGVAGVVSPLVGVFGGGALAMSGVIIACCAVMFLVLAAATPAYRRGGPAALEGTNTSLEADAAAAEAELPER, from the coding sequence TTGAGCACTTCGCCCAGGACCCAGGGCAGCCGCCCTAACTACCGTCCAGGGATCAAGTACATCCTGATGCTGGGCGCGCTGGCGGCACTTCCGGCGGTCACCACGGACATGTACCTGCCGTCGCTGCCCATCGTGGCAACCGAACTGAACACCAGCCAGGCCGCCGCCCAGTTCACCATGTCCGGAACCCTGATTGGCGCAGCCTTCGGGCAGCTGGTGATCGGACCTTTCTCGGACCGGTTCGGACGCAGGCTGCCGCTGCTGATCGGCATCAGCATGCACGTGATTGTCTCGCTCCTGTGCGCCGTTGCGCCGGGCATCGGCACCCTGATCGGGCTGCGGGTCCTGCAGGGATTCTTCAATGCCGCCGCCGGCGTGGTGGCCATCGCCGTCATCCGTGACCGTTTTGTCGGATCGGATGCCGCCCAACTGCTCTCCCGGCTGATGCTGGTCATCGGGCTGGCACCGCTGCTGGCGCCGACCATTGGCCAGGCCGTTGCCAGCATCTGGCAGTGGCGGGCCGTCTTTGTGGCCCTGGCAGTCATCGGGCTGGTCCTGGTGCTGATTGTCTGGCGGTTCATGCCTGAAACGCTGCCCGCGGAACGGCGGCGCACCCGCGGCGGGCCGAGCGTTTTCCGCGGCTACAAGGTGCTGCTGCGGGACCGGCACTTCCTTGCCCTGGCATTCATTCCAGGCCTGGGCATGGCCGTCATCATGAGCTACGTGGTGGGTTCACCGTTTGTTTTCCAGGACGAGTACGGCCTGACGCCGGGGCAGTACGCCCTGGTGTTCGCCGTCAACGGCGCGGGCATGGTCATCTCCGCGCAGGTGAACGCCGCACTGGTCCACCGTGTGTCTCCCACCCGTATCCTGCGCGTGACCGTTCCGGTGATTCTGGGCTTGTCCCTGCTGCTGCCGGTCATCGTCCTCACCGGAATCGGCGGCGTCTTCGGGCTGGCCGCCGGACTCTGGCTGGTACTGGCCATGCACGGACTCATCGCGGCCAACTCCACCGTCATTGCGCTGGGCAATTACGGCCACATGGCAGGGTCCGCCGCTGCTCTGATCGGTGCGCTGCAGGTGGGCGTGGCCGGCGTCGTCAGCCCCCTGGTGGGTGTGTTCGGCGGCGGGGCGCTTGCCATGTCCGGTGTCATTATCGCCTGCTGCGCCGTGATGTTCCTGGTTCTTGCCGCCGCCACGCCCGCGTACCGGCGGGGCGGCCCGGCCGCGTTGGAGGGCACGAACACCTCCCTTGAAGCCGATGCCGCAGCCGCTGAGGCCGAACTGCCCGAGCGTTAG